In one window of Helianthus annuus cultivar XRQ/B chromosome 17, HanXRQr2.0-SUNRISE, whole genome shotgun sequence DNA:
- the LOC118488830 gene encoding uncharacterized protein LOC118488830 — protein sequence MRLSTTTRHEMVDRVNVNDDDEARRNEIRTMVVEAVKKAIEASIPRLAQEVEGQVLEVANTMVTSKVEELKEMISELQVKKSKRRCTYKEFMACNPLPYKGDVDPIACQRWISSTEAVFTRSRCEVEDQVMFATGLLQFRAKDWWDAYSKELGDDKVQSLTWQEFKESFLKYYSPQSAIDKIQEDFLRLRQKDETIDEITNKFLERVKFCEEIAGTERQRIVRYHAMLKAEYREFVNPSKCATLNELIDWARDREIEIKRQVERGEKRVAEKPTNASPSKKARHQDQSKKGKASGEIPTCKTCGKHHSGECLSGKKGCYKCGREGHPFYRCPENSKACYNCNEPGHIKAECPKLQQGAKRDGKKDEPPKARGRMFQLTSDEAKASPDVVSGIFLVNSMPMNVLFDSGASRSFISNELLAHPSFKLEKMIVPLEVEVADSKSYLLHDICRNCKILIEDEEFSIDLVPMYMGEFKVVVGMDWLAQNHAEIQCERKVIHILTSGGKRVSVQGDRVIKSKLCSLIKAVKHFRNGGRAHLSYVIDTNRGVPKLEDVNVVNEYPDVFPEDLPGLPPEREVEFKIDLNPSAKPN from the exons ATGCGATTGTCAACGACGACAAGGCATGAA ATGGTTGATAGAGTGAACGTGAATGACGACGATGAAGCACGCCGAAATGAAATAAGAACTATGGTTGTGGAAGCGGTAAAGAAAGCAATTGAGGCTAGTATACCCCGACTAGCTCAGGAAGTCGAGGGGCAAGTATTGGAGGTAGCTAATACCATGGTAACATCTAAGGTggaagaattgaaagaaatgattaGTGAACTGCAAGTGAAGAAAAGCAAACGGAGATGTACGTACAAAGAGTTCATGGCATGTAATCCCTTACCATACAAAGGGGATGTTGATCCGATAGCTTGCCAAAGGTGGATTTCAAGCACTGAAGCCGTGTTTACACGAAGTAGATGTGAAGTGGAAGATCAAGTAATGTTTGCCACGGGCCTCCTACAATTTCgagcaaaagattggtgggatgcaTACTCGAAGGAATTGGGGGATGATAAAGTACAGTCGTTAACATGGCAAGAATTCAAGGAGTCATTCCTGAAATACTATAGTCCACAATCCGCAATTGATAAGATTCAGGAAGACTTCTTGCGTCTCAGACAGAAGGATGAAACGATTGACGAGATAACAAACAAGTTCCTTGAAAGGGTGAAGTTCTGTGAGGAGATAGCGGGGACGGAGAGGCAAAGGATTGTACGTTACCATGCTATGCTAAAGGCCGAATATCGGGAATTTGTAAATCCCTCCAAGTGTGCAACGCTGAATGAGCTAATTGATTGGGCAAGAGACAGAGAAATTGAAATAAAAAGGCAGGTTGAACGGGGAGAGAAAAGGGTAGCGGAGAAGCCTACCAACGCAAGCCCATCGAAAAAGGCAAGACACCAAGATCAAAGCAAGAAAGGGAAAGCAAGTGGTGAAATCCCGACCTGCAAGACGTGTGGGAAGCATCATTCGGGTGAATGTTTGTCGGGAAAGAAGGGGTGCTACAAATGTGGGCGAGAAGGACATCCGTTTTATAGGTGCCCAGAAAACTCAAAGGCGTGTTACAATTGCAATGAACCGGGGCATATTAAAGCGGAATGTCCGAAACTCCAACAAGGGGCAAAGAGAGATGGAAAGAAGGACGAGCCCCCCAAGGCTCGCGGAAGGATGTTTCAGTTAACCTCGGATGAAGCTAAAGCTAGCCCGGAcgtggtttcaggtatattttTGGTGAATTCCATGCCTAtgaatgttttatttgattccgGGGCTAGTAGGTCGTTCATTTCTAATGAATTGTTAGCCCACCCATCATTTAAGCTTGAAAAGATGATAGTACCCTTAGAAGTAGAAGTTGCTGATAGTAAGAGCTATTTGTTACATGATATTTGTAGAAACTGTAAGATCTTAATCGAAGATGAGGAATTTAGTATAGATCTTGTCCCGATGTACATGGGGGAATTCAAAGTAgttgtaggaatggattggcttGCCCAAAACCACGCTGAAATTCAATGTGAAAGGAAAGTCATTCATATATTAACCTCGGGGGGGAAACGGGTAAGTGTTCAAGGAGATAGAGTCATCAAGTCGAAATTGTGTTCTTTAATCAAAGCTGTTAAACATTTTAGGAACGGGGGTAGAGCTCATCTATCTTATGTGATTGACACCAATCGAGGTGTCCCAAAGCTTGAAGATGTGAACGTGGTGAATGAATATCCGGATGTGTTTCCGGAAGACCTACCAGGCCTTCCGCCTGAACGAGAAGTAGAATTCAAAATAGATCTTAATCCGAGTGCAAAACCG aattga